From Stegostoma tigrinum isolate sSteTig4 chromosome 1, sSteTig4.hap1, whole genome shotgun sequence:
gctatgttggaacagcttggctagggtgGTAACAAGATCTGGAGCACATGTTTTCCGTATTGATGCTGTAACAGTGCCATTGCCTTTGCAGTGTCCATTGATTCTAACcacttcttgatatcatgtggtgCCAAGTTAATTCACTGAAGACTCAGATCTCTGACGGTAGGAACTCTTGGAGGAGGCCAGGATAATTcatttcccctgcaaccgcaggaagttctacacttgcccccacacctcctccctcacccccatcccaggccccaagatgactttccacatcaagcagaggttcacctgcacacctgccaatgtggtatactgtatccattgtacccggtgtggcttcctctacattggggaaaccaaggggaggcttggggaccgctttgcagaacacctccgctcggttcgcaataaacaactgcaccttccagtcacgaatcatttcaactccccctcccattctttagatgacatgtccatcatgggcctcctgcagtgccacaatgatgccacccgaaggttgcaggaacagcaactcatattctgcttgggaaccctgcagcccaatggtatcaatgtggacttcaccagcttcaaaatctccccttcccccaccgcatcccaaaaccagcccagttcatcccctccccccactgcaccacgcaaccagtccagctcttcccctcccacccattgcatcccaaaaccagcccagcctgtctctgcctccctaacctgttcttcttctcacccatcccttcctcccaccccaagccgcacctccatttcctacctactgacctcatcccacctccttgacttgtccatcttccctggactgaactatcccctccctacctccccacctatactctcctctccacctatcttcttttctctccatcttcggtctgcctccccctctctccctatttattccagaaccctcaccccatccccctcgaaacgtcagcttttgtgctcctgagatgctgcttggcctgctatgttcatccagcttcacactttgtattcttggattctccagtatctgcagttcccattatctcggattcaTTTCCTCAGCACTTCTGCctgaacattcttgtaaatcatgaTCTCTAGAATACTTGAAAACAccaagtacatgggaacactaccacctgaaAGCATCTGTAGCATTGGTGTTCAATGTAATAGGAttgaatctttatttctgatatttgtaatcCACATACTTTATTTTTATATAATGTAAAGTTAATTTTATATTGAGCATCAAAGAGATTGTGGCTTAGTTGTTATGTGACTGGTTTAGTTATCCAGAGCCCACTGTAATGCTTTACAAATGTGTGTTCAGATCCCATCATAGCAtctggtggaatgtgaatttaaTTGAAATATTGAAAGCTGGTCTCAGAAATGACGACTGGGAAATTGTAATAAACACTCATCTGATTTACTAATATCTGGTTTTTCCACAAGTGACTCTAGAccacagaaacatggttgactcagtggttaggactgctgcttcacagtgccaggggcctgagttcaaatccacccttggatgaccatgtgcagtttgtatgttctccctgtatccacATGGGTTTTCTTCAGGAACTCTGAATTCCCCCTCAAAAGATGTGCTTACTCGGtgtattggccatgggaaattgcccatagggtgcagggatgtgctggccaggtggattggcattggggaaattgcccatagggtgCAGGGATGAGCTGACTAGTTGGATTGGCATTGGGAAATTTCCCATAGGGTGCAgtgatgtgctggctaggtggattggcaatgggaaattgcccatagggtgcagggatgtgctggctaagtggattagccatgggaaattgcccatagggtgcagggatgtgctgactaggtggattaggcatgggaaattgcccatagggtgcagggatgtgctgactaggtggattggccatgggaaattcaagATTAAAgaaggataggtctgggtgggactcTGTCCAGAttgtcagtgtagactcgatgagctgaatgtcctccttccatgctgtagggattctatgaagctgGGTTTGTCAGCAACATTCACATTCAATCAAAGGataaagggagaaaaaaagagtaAAGACTTCACTGGACATTAATGTAACAGTAACATCATAGTTCTAATAGCAAAACGTAATCCATTGATCCCTGGATTAGTGTTCTGAATACATGAAGCCAAATACCACCATAACAACTGGGACATTTAAATTCaaggaaataaacaaaatctGGGTCATTTAATATCAAACTCTTAACATGTAGGTACAGTAAGTATGAGACAGGATCTGTGATGTTATGTTAGCTTTTGTTACAAGGGCACTTAAGCATAAGAGTAAATAAGCTTTCCTTCAGTCATACAGGCTATTGATAAGGCCATACTTGAAGCATTGTGCTTACCTTTGATCTCCTTAAATAAAGAAGGAAATATTTGCTCTCAAGGCATTGTAACAGAGGTCCAATGTGGGTGAGGGGGCTTGTCTTTGAAGAGAGGATGATTAGAAAAGGCttatattccctggagtttagcagaacaagaggtgatttcattgaaaaagAATAACATTCGTGAGGGCAGGGGAaacattgagaaaatgtttcacCAAATGGAACATATAGAATATTTATGTTACAGCTAGAAAATAGGGAGTTGACTATTTAAAACTAAGACAACTGAATTTTTTCAGGCTTATGAATCCTTGGAAGTCTACTCCTGAAAGCTCGGCTCTCAGTTACTGAGTATATTCAAAAaagaagttgattttttttactaCCAAATGAAGTCAGGGATTTGGGATTTGTGATAGAAATTTGAGTTGAGGTGAGGCATCCGCCATGATCTGCTAGAATGACAGGGTTCAAAATGTCAAATGGCCTGCCCCTGCTCTTAGGTTGTTACTGATATTTCTTATCAGGTTTCTGAATTTGAATTGTGTTTTAAACAGTCTAAAATGTTCCTTTTCTTAGAAAAAGAGCAATAAAATTGTTCTTAAATTATTCTTTTTTCTAGCTTGCTCTGATGTAGGGGAGTAATCTATTACTGTCTATTGGATTTGCACTTGGGCGTGACGTGCTGCGGTTTGTGATTACATTACTGATGCAGTACTGGGAGAGGTTCTCTCCAGTTCCAAGATTCAGCTCTTTGTCACTTTGTGATCTTTACTGCATTTTGAGGTCATTGAACAACTGAAGACAAATTTACACCCAACCAGCTGTAGTAACTGAAGCATATAGTTTCTTCTGTATATTTGCAACCTTAATTCGAAATAATGTATATGGTTTGGAGCTTAATACAGATTACTTTATTATTTTCTTCCCACAAAGTAAAATGTAAGGACAGGCAGAAGCTAGAAATTGTGTTAAGCCTGGCACAGCACGTGAAATATTTTAAGATCCGTGAGAGGGACACATCATGTACTGCAATGCTGAAGTTAAATGTGCGTAATAAAGCTCTAGGTTTGTGGCTGCTGACTGTATGAATGATCGCAGAGCCAATGGACTCTCTGAGTCATTGCAAGTCTTGGATCCCTTTAAGCAGCAGATGGTGTGCGTCTGCCTTCTCTCCGAGGAAGTGGCAATAATTAATGTCCATCCTTGTTCCCCGATCGGTTGTAAAATGTTAAATTATGCGAGCATGGGTGCGGAGTAGTGAGTAGGATGGGAGGTTACCGCGCTTTAAGAGACTTCATAACATCCGGAATTTGTCTCGGAATCCAAGCGCAGATCTATTGATAATTTAATTTAAAGCAAGAGAGAAAACTTTAACAGTAATTGCGAAGGGGGTACTGGAATCAGGCGCCATTCACCTGAAATGCGCCAGTGGCATTGTATAATTCTGCTCGCTAAACAGTCTCGCCCCAGCAAAGTCAGGGAGAAGTCTCTTTAACGCAGACACCATGCTTGCAGCtctgatctgtgtgtgtgtgtgtgtttgtatatgtgtgtcAGCCTCTCCCATCTCCTCCCTGGCGCTATTCTCCCTCACCGTCAGACATCCGTCCACGCAACAAGAAAACGCTCCTCTATCCTCCGAGCCGATAGCATTCAGACTCCAGCCATTTAACATTAACTGATGGTCGGAATTTAAATAGCTCAGGGAGCAGCTCAGTGAAAGGCTTCGTCAGAAAGACGTCATCCAGTTCTCCACGTCTACAGTGTTTGTGAGAGTCAGAGCTGCAGCAGAGACAGAATCAGAGCCTCAGCGCTCCACACAAACCCCACTCCAACACTCTACACAGCCGCCTCCCAGCTCTTTACAGGATATTGCTTTCTTTTTAAttgttgttttttgtttcttccaaaaaaatacaagtgtaaAACGGGGTCAGCAATCTGCGTGGAGGGAACCAGAAGGAAGTGCGTTACCTTGAGAGCTGCTCCGTTTCAGCACCGCGGACAGCGCAGATCGCCATGACTCCGATTGTGGTGAGCGGGGCAAGCTTTGGTAAGGTCGCATCCTCGCTCGGGCGCTTCTTGACACATCTTTCTTGTTTTACACAGCACCGCTCTCACTTCCGTACCCACTGATCTTTCCAGCGCAGTGGAACCTTTGCTTGTTATGCTCACTGCATGCCTTCTCTTCTGGTTCAGTCAAGCCAATCTAATACATAGCACTTGGTCCGTGAAAATGTAGAAATGGTAATTTAGATTTAAAATTGGGGGAGCGCATTCTGGATTTGAGACCTATGCTCCATTCTTGTACCCCACTTGTGTGTTTGGGTTCGCGAACATCTATTGCGCATTTATCTCTCAGTTcgctttcccctcttatctttcAAAGTTGTCCAATTGTTTCTCATTGCTGCCTTTCTCGATCGCCCGTTCACTTCTGTTGGTTTTTCGTGCCTTCTGTGCGTCCGCTTAGTTTGAatctctttcagtttttttttctgcaattcACCTCTTTGGTTAACGCAGTTCTGAGGGTGGGCGAAGGGGGGAGGTGCAGTCTTGGCAGTAATTGGAGTCTAGCTTATCGGATTCACACCGATTCGTCTTGTCAATTAGGCATTAACCGGAACTGGCGCAGTTTTTCAGTTCCATTGACAGGACAATGTGGGGACTCGTTATTGATATGAATTACCTTATCTAGAAGTGCTTCAGAGGCACATTGTTACACTTTTAATTAAAAAGCGACGAATCACAACATAACTACCCATTCCCAGTATTCTGCACTAATCATATAATAATAACAATGAATGCACTTTGCCCCTTGGGACTGCAATGTGAGGAAGCATCATGCAAATCGGAAATATTTGGCAGGTTCGCTCTGAGATGGCGGCTTTAATGAGGCGAACGTTGAAGTTTGTAAAATGCCCCTTTCGCTGTGACGGGATTCAGAATGCcactgaatatgtgtgtgtgtatgtgtttcccCCTCTCTAGATGATGTGCCGGCAGTTGTAGGGATAGTAAGTGCGTTTGGCCTGATATTTACAATGTCCATGTTTGCATGGATCTGCTGTCAGCGCAAGTCGTCAAAAGCCACCAAAACCCCTCCTTATAAATTTGTGCACATGCTGAAAGGAGTCGACATCTATCCCGAGAACCTAAGCAACAAAAAGAAGTTCGGGGCAGATGAGAAATCCGACAACAAAGATAAAGACTCTTCCAAAGCCAAAATACCAAAGAACTCTCTCCATCTGGACCTGGAGAACCGTGATCAGAACGGTAATTTCACCAAAACTCCTGCCAAAGTCCGCAGCTCCCCAGAAATCGAGAACGTCCCGTCCAAGCCGTGCACGGACAGCGAGAAAGACAGTGTGACATCGCAGACCCCTGTATCAGACAAGCCAACCGCTCCTTCTGAGCGGCTAAACAATGCGCCTAACCTGGGATCCTTGACGTTCTCCTTAAAGTACAACTTTGATAAGAAAGCCTTACTTGTGAACATTATAGAGGCTCACGGGCTGCCTGCGATGGATGAACAATCAATGACATCTGACCCTTACATTAAAATGTCAATCCTGCCGGACAAAAAGCACCGCGTGAAAACTCGCGTCCTCCGGAAAACCCTGGACCCGGCTTTTGAGGAAACCTTCACGTTTTACGGGATCCCCTACAGCCAGGTACAAGAGCTGTCTCTGCATTTCCTGGTGCTGAGCTTTGACCGCTTTTCCAGAGACGATATCATTGGAGAAGTCCTGGTGCCAATGTCAGGGATCGATCTCTCGGAAGGCAAAGTGCAGATGCACAGGGACATCACCAAGAGAAACTGTCGGGTAAATGTTTGAAAAGTCATCTTTTTTGGGCAGGGAGGGTAGTTCTTGTGCTGTGTGTTGCTGCTTCCCGCAGTACAGACGTAAAAGTGTGGGGttttgtgaaaacagaactcagCAGTCATTGATGGGGAAAAGGGGCAGCTTAGGTAAACGCCCGAGGGAAGTCTCGCGTGTGATACATTCACGAGAGAGTAGCATTATCAAAGGATTGACATAGAAACCCAAACGAGGCGAACAACAATGAAAAGAAACCCGCACGCAAACACATTAGACTTTGGTCAAATCTAAATTATAGAATTACATCTATCGAGCCTTGTTTCAGGAGAGAATATGCAGCAATGTACAGTTTAACATTTCGTCTTTAAAGGGGAGAGAAAGTATAGGCGTGAATTGGACAGGCGTTTCATTCATGTTAAATAAAAACATCCTTCGTGTGGAAACATGGGCCGCAATGAAATATTCAATTAATAAATGTACCAACAATCGAATTGACGAGTTCATCTTTACTTCATAAATAAAAAGCACATCAAAATTCATTGCGAATGACTATATTGGACAGAAATGGGCTATTCGGTCCATTTAATCTTTGCTAGCGTTAGGTTCCAAGAAACTCCCAGTCCCCCATTGTTCTCCGTCCAATCTTAGGTTTAATCGGCAGAATATACCGACCTTAAGTTTAGCACCATTCTGATAAACAGTGTAGTTGTCTCATCGATGGGAAAGAGAGTAACTCCTGCATGTTTTTCAGTGCACATTAAAAGGATTTGTCATTTTATAGTATTCCAAGGCAAATTCAAACCTAATGGCAGTATATAAAATGACACCAATGTACCACTTTTCACAAAATTTGTAAGGCAAAATATGACTAAAATTTGATGTGTAAGATAATAGATTACGGATAGTCACAAATTCAATAATATCAGATGAAACTGTTATGAACAGCAAGATTGATCAGTGCGAAAGGTTTAAAATATAGTCTATTATGTTAGTAATGGATGTCAGGGCAACAGACAATGTTGGATCATCTTTTTTTTCTCCTGCAGTGATGGTGTCATTAGAAAGGGCAGTGAGAGGATCTCCTGTGCAGTGATAACAGCATGCCTCTGAAATCTATTCATGTGTTTTCTTTTGTGCATTCACAGAAATCTGTGGGCCGTGGTGAATTATTAGTATCCCTTTGCTATCAATCTACCACCAACACGCTGACTGTTGTTGTATTAAAAGCTCGCCATCTGCCTAAAAATGATGTTTCTGGATTATCAGGTAATTATCCAAACAGGGTAACCAGTACTAATATATCTGGAGTGAAACCACTTTGGATTGGGATCAATCAATCTATTTCTGCGTCCATGTACTCTTGTGTCTGCCCTGTTTATATCACTGCATCTATTATTGTCTTCAGCTATATCAAGATGTGTTCTCTTCCCAAATGTGTACTAATTTAAATTTATAGGattaatatattttgattttGAGTACTTTTATATTCTGTCTGAAATAAGCAAGTGCAGTTTGAACCAGATATGGTTAAAAATGAACAGTTTCAAGTAAAAAGTTAGAAACAGTTGAAAAACTGTATGTCTTGCTTTCCTTCCAGCTGCTGACCCTTATGTGAAAGTCAACCTGTACCATGATAAGAAGCGAATATCAAAGAAAAAAACCCATGTTAAGAAGTGTACTCTCAATCCAGTGTTCAATGAGCTGTTTGTCTTTGACATTCCATGTGAGGGGATTGAAAACATCAGTGTTGAGTTTATGGTCATCGATTTTGACAGAATGATGAAGAATGAGATCATCGGGCGCCTAGTGCTGGGAGCATCTGCAGAAGGGACAGTAGGAGAGCATTGGAGGGAGATCTGTGAGCACCCAAGACGACAAATTGCCAAATGGCATTGTCTTAGTGATGGTTAGCAGTCAAACCACGGGTTGGACTTTACTGTTTGATAAGGAAGGAACAAGCTGTGCATTAACCAACCCAAAGCCTTTCTGAAGAATTTTCAATTTATACTAAATACATATAATTTGTACATCTGATTGTGGTATATATTGTGATCTGTACTGTATAAGATGAGGTGACGTTGTTCTTTTGTTTGCTaacaattttcagaaaaaaagtagCTATTAGAATGGGTAGGCAAAATAAAACTGTTCAATGTATTTCTGCATTTTGTGTGGCTGTTCGAGTTGGGGAATTTGTTTCTGGTGATGACGCTATTAGCGTGTGTGTTTGAAGAAAAAAGTAGAATTCATGGGAAGGTTTTTCAATGGAAACCTGTAACACAGTGAATGAACTGAAAATATCTGAAGAAAAGCCATTCTAGTGTTCATAACTTGAGAAACTAAAAGAAATTAACAGGTCATGTGTTACCTTAACATTGAAATATATTGAAATGGAGAGACACAGTGATGGCACAATGAGTTTGATGTTGGCTTTTTAATAACTGGTTTCAGATCTAGTCTACATTTATTGAATGAAACTTCCTTCTTATgggaaaccaaaaaaaaacttacattgaAGGAACTCACTTTCCAGTCAACAAGGGCCCAAAGCATCATACAGTTTCTAATTTGACATTGGTTGAAACTAAATTGTCAGCATTATTTGGACAGGCAATAGGAATCACTGGATATGTCAGTGGCATTGGCAAAGGAGATGTATTATACTTTTGCAGTAATTGATGTTTCCCTAAGTTTGAGGTAGTGGTAGGATTAAGGAAACTTTGTTATGGATTTAATTGTTCTGCACCTGACCGAGAAATATTTGAAACTGATGTTCCATCCTTAAAGTTGAACATGTGCCATTCCTAATATTAAAAATCAATGCAAATCCAGAATGgattttcttttataaaatggAATTGAGGTGTGAATGGTAATAATTTGAATAACAGTCAAACATACTGAGAGAATTCATATTATTTCATACATGTCATGAAGTTATTTCTCCACACGCAGCCTCATAATTTAAAGTGTTTTGCTATTAGCATATTTTGACATTTGTGAATGTTATATATGTAAATAGTACATGCTACTTATCAGAAGCTGTACCTGGAAAACAGTTTCATATTAAAACATTCACATTGTGCAATTGTGAAATACTTTTCAGCCCAGACAATTTCATGATTAAGATAAAAAAATGGTGATTTTGAAGAAGGCTACTGAAACAGGCAAATCAATAGTAAAATCCACAAAAGCTCTCAGTAGTAACTGTTCAATATGTAAAGCTGAACTACATTAGTATGTGTTTTTCCAGGCCTTTGCCAATGTTACATCCCTGTGTGAAATAAATAAGTACTTGTTGCTGAGCCTTGAGAGTTGGTTTATACATCAAGAGTACCTACGAGTAACGAAATGGCAGGAAAGACAGTCAGCACAATGGTAGTTACATGAGTATATCTACTGAACTTTACAAATTTCATTGACATCACATATTAGCTAAGTACAATATAATGTGCACAATGTAAATATGAATCATATAGATAATGAATTGGTTTCAATGACATCATGATGATTTTGCTTTCATAATGGTACCAGTTATGAATCATGACTACCTCCATAAATCTTTGGAGATAATGCCATTATGTGTCAAATAAATTAGGTTTTAGGAATGGAAAAGGTCTGGTTTAATAGGTAGGCTGCCAAGACAACAGAAAAAACCTTGCATGTTTTGCCTACCCTATCTTCTGAAGCTTCAGGTTAAAAAAATTGCCATGAATATGAATTTATTTTGCTCAACTCAGAAACTACATTATACAACCATCTACTTTGTGAGTAAACCATGCTGAAAATGTATTGCAAACCATGCATCAATTATGCATGTTTACTTTAAAATAGACCTCAGTGACAGGTGTAGGAGCACTTGTGATATATGTAATAATTAACCATATTAGTGATGCAACCCTAGAAGATGCAGGAACAGAATGCAACATTAAAGTCATTATTTGCTAGAAGAAATACCAGACAGTGATTATAGCTTTGAGAATGCCATTTGATCTTGAGTGTCAATGCAGTTAGTGAATTGGATTTTTCTGTCACTGAATCTTGTGGTTCCAGGAAAAATCATTGTTTAAAACATTAATGAGCACTCAGTACCTTTATTGATTCAGTCTCTTTGAATTTTAATGGACGATATTTTCAGTTACCATATAACAAACATTGCCATGTATGTTTACTATAGATGGTTCATGTCATATTTTTAAGTTTAGCACTTATAATCTTctgcttatttttaaaacaaagggcTCAACATATTTTTAAGCTGCTTTTGGGCACGCACACTGCCAGAGACCAAATTTCTTACCTTTTGATGGATAGATCCAGCTCGGCTCACTTTGGGAATTAGGTGTAATTTGTGAAAGGATGACCTGTAGTGAAACATTGATATGCATTTTTTAGATTGAAAATAGGGAGAAATGTTAGATAAAATATACTTTTGTAGGATAGGAGTAAGTGTTAGTGAGTTTACAATGGTTAGCACAGATGAATTTGGCTTGGCAAGATCTAAATGGTCAAAACAAATCAGATTGAGTCTGGGCCAATTCAGAAAGAAACTTTACTTTATTCCAGCCATCTGGCATTTTAATATAAAAAGCTGAAATCTAATGCTAGCATGTCAGTTCATTACTATGCAGCAGGGGATTGACACTGTCACCACATGGGAAAAGATGAGGCTGCCTGAAGCCACAGTAGTAATCATGGTTCTATTGCTGTTTGTGCAGCTTAAAGGATACCTGTTACTGTTGTAGTTTCTTTGCTTTCAAATTAATACATCAATTTAGAATGCAACAAAACCACGGCATTATTCTCCTTCCATTCCCCAAAAT
This genomic window contains:
- the LOC125458978 gene encoding synaptotagmin-4-like isoform X1 produces the protein MTPIVVSGASFDDVPAVVGIVSAFGLIFTMSMFAWICCQRKSSKATKTPPYKFVHMLKGVDIYPENLSNKKKFGADEKSDNKDKDSSKAKIPKNSLHLDLENRDQNGNFTKTPAKVRSSPEIENVPSKPCTDSEKDSVTSQTPVSDKPTAPSERLNNAPNLGSLTFSLKYNFDKKALLVNIIEAHGLPAMDEQSMTSDPYIKMSILPDKKHRVKTRVLRKTLDPAFEETFTFYGIPYSQVQELSLHFLVLSFDRFSRDDIIGEVLVPMSGIDLSEGKVQMHRDITKRNCRKSVGRGELLVSLCYQSTTNTLTVVVLKARHLPKNDVSGLSAADPYVKVNLYHDKKRISKKKTHVKKCTLNPVFNELFVFDIPCEGIENISVEFMVIDFDRMMKNEIIGRLVLGASAEGTVGEHWREICEHPRRQIAKWHCLSDG
- the LOC125458978 gene encoding synaptotagmin-4-like isoform X2 → MSMFAWICCQRKSSKATKTPPYKFVHMLKGVDIYPENLSNKKKFGADEKSDNKDKDSSKAKIPKNSLHLDLENRDQNGNFTKTPAKVRSSPEIENVPSKPCTDSEKDSVTSQTPVSDKPTAPSERLNNAPNLGSLTFSLKYNFDKKALLVNIIEAHGLPAMDEQSMTSDPYIKMSILPDKKHRVKTRVLRKTLDPAFEETFTFYGIPYSQVQELSLHFLVLSFDRFSRDDIIGEVLVPMSGIDLSEGKVQMHRDITKRNCRKSVGRGELLVSLCYQSTTNTLTVVVLKARHLPKNDVSGLSAADPYVKVNLYHDKKRISKKKTHVKKCTLNPVFNELFVFDIPCEGIENISVEFMVIDFDRMMKNEIIGRLVLGASAEGTVGEHWREICEHPRRQIAKWHCLSDG